Genomic window (Methyloprofundus sp.):
AATGCCAAAGCAGTGCATGGTGGTGAAAATGCAGGAAATTACCAAAACCCTGAATTTGATCGTTTGTTTGAGCAGATGAATTATATGCAAAACGGTCCGGAGCGTTTACTGCTTATAGAGAAAATGCAGGATATTTTACGCAAGGATGGGCCTTGGTTATTTGGCTTACACCCGAAAAATTTCTCGCTGTACCACAGTTGGTATCATAATTTAAAGCCTAATTTGATGGCGAATAATAAATTAAAATATATGCGTATTGATGACCAGAAGCGAGAGCGGTTAAGGCAGCAATGGAATCAGCCGGTACTTTGGCCTATTATTTTAATTATCTTATTGTCGTTAGTACTGGCTTGGCCGGCTGTACGTAGTTTTCAGCATCGTGCCAAGGAGACTATCAAATAATGTTTAATTATATCTTGCGTCGTGTTTTGTATGCCTTTCCCTTATTGTTTGGTGTTAATGTACTGACCTTTGTGTTGTTCTTTATTGTTAATAGCCCTGACGATATGGCCAGAATGCAACTAGGGCAAAAACATGTCACCGAGCAAGCAATTAGTAATTGGAAAGAACAGCGTGATTATCATTTGCCGTTATTAATTAATCATGAACAACAAGGGCTGGCAAAGATTCAGAAAACTATTTTTTATCAAAAGTCCTTGCGCTTGTTTGCATTTGATTTTGGTATTTCGGATAGTGGGCGTAATATTAGTGCCGATATTCAGCAGCGTATGTGGCCCAGTCTGGCAGTGGCTTTACCTGCCTTGATAATGGGTCTGCTGGTGAATATAACCGCGGCATTAATGATGGTGTTGTTTCGCCAGAGTTATTTGGAGTTTGGCGGGATTGTATTGTGTGTGATTATCATGTCAATTTCATCCTTGTTTTATATTATTGGTGGTCAATTTTTAATAGGTAAGTTATTGATGTTAGTGCCTATTTCTGGCTATGATACGGGCTTTAATGCCTATAAGTTTTTAATATTGCCTGTGATCATTAGTGTAGTTTCCGGAGTTGGAGCAGGGGCGCGTTGGTATCGTACCTTGTTTTTAGAAGAAATTGAGCAAGATTATGTGCGTACGGCACGTGCTAAAGGACTAACTGAAACGCAGGTCTTATTTAAGCATGTACTGAAAAATGCCATGATCCCCATTTTAACAGGGGTAGTGGTGGTTTTGCCGTTACTGTTTATGGGCAGTTTGATTACAGAGTCTTTTTTTAGTATTCCAGGGTTGGGTAGTTACACGATTGATGCCATTAATAGCCAAGATTTTGCAATTGTGCGTGCCATGGTTTTTCTGGGTTCGGTGTTGTATATCATAGGCTTGTTGCTAACTGATATTTCATATACGTTGGTTGATCCGCGAGTGCGCTTATCTTAGCGACTTTAGTAATCCCTGATGAATGCAGTAGCTGATTCATGTTACAATTAAAGGTTCATTTTGTTTAGTATCAAGCGAATAGACGATATAAATCTTGCTACATTGACATTAATTTAAAGGTGCAAAATGGATAGCCAATACATATTTGAACAATTAGCACTGGAATTTGATTTAAAGTCTGCTGACTATTATCTACTGGATTTGATTCCATTAATTGAAATGATGTGGCTGGACGGTAAAAACCAAGAGGGTGAGCTCAGGATTCTGTATCAGTTTGTGTTAGAACATATCGCTTATTTAGATCAGATTGCAGGTATTCATGTTATTACTATTGATGACGCCAATGACTTTTTAGATCGATTTGCGCATAATAAACCGTCACAGAAGTTATTGACTGCATTGCATGCGTTTATTGCTCAGGAAAAGGGTGTGGCTGAACATCGTAAGCAGGATATATTGGAGTATTGCTTAGATATTTCAGCAGCCTGTGTTACCCATTACCCCTATGATATCCGGGATCGGATTCATGATTATGAAAAAGAATTTTTGTTGAAATTATTTGCGGAGTTCAATATTTCAACACTGCAATCCGCAGAGTTTGTTTAGTATTATCAGTTATTTTTTAAATTTTAAGTAGGATAGTGTATTTATGAGTAAAAAAGCGATTACATTGGCATTAGGTATAGTAGCTCTAGCAACTGTACAAGTCACTGCACAAGCAGCAAATGTTGAGGCAGGAAAAGATGCTTTTG
Coding sequences:
- a CDS encoding peptide/nickel transport system permease protein; its protein translation is MFNYILRRVLYAFPLLFGVNVLTFVLFFIVNSPDDMARMQLGQKHVTEQAISNWKEQRDYHLPLLINHEQQGLAKIQKTIFYQKSLRLFAFDFGISDSGRNISADIQQRMWPSLAVALPALIMGLLVNITAALMMVLFRQSYLEFGGIVLCVIIMSISSLFYIIGGQFLIGKLLMLVPISGYDTGFNAYKFLILPVIISVVSGVGAGARWYRTLFLEEIEQDYVRTARAKGLTETQVLFKHVLKNAMIPILTGVVVVLPLLFMGSLITESFFSIPGLGSYTIDAINSQDFAIVRAMVFLGSVLYIIGLLLTDISYTLVDPRVRLS